A single genomic interval of Lathyrus oleraceus cultivar Zhongwan6 chromosome 7, CAAS_Psat_ZW6_1.0, whole genome shotgun sequence harbors:
- the LOC127104639 gene encoding acyl-CoA--sterol O-acyltransferase 1-like: protein MKGREMSNFIMVWSIATTLFWYSYIIGKVIPKGKGRLIALFPTILIFLLLPLRLTSMHLGVISSFFLAWLSTFKLILFAFAKGPLSSNPPPSLPHFLLLASLPIKFQQKNHDNINIAPGNSRELVVMAIISYICVPLYGQKENLHPFILLSLYGLHFYTGLEIFLALITTIVRKLIQIDLEQPFDKPYLSTSVQDFWGRRWNIMVSRILHPTVYEPMLKIFTHVIGRKWAPLPAVVVTFTVSGLMHELIFYYMKQKTATWEAWEPCWDSMCFFLIHGVCVALQIGHAKIFKPKQQLLPRVVSWMLTMVFVVSTSVCLFFPALVRCGVTST from the coding sequence ATGAAAGGAAGAGAAATGAGTAACTTCATCATGGTATGGAGCATAGCAACAACATTGTTTTGGTATAGTTACATTATAGGGAAGGTGATTCCCAAAGGAAAAGGAAGACTTATAGCGCTTTTTCCAACTATACTCATCTTCCTCCTTCTCCCATTGAGACTTACCTCCATGCATCTAGGAGTTATTTCTTCATTCTTCCTTGCATGGCTTTCCACTTTCAAGCTCATTCTCTTTGCCTTTGCCAAAGGTCCTCTTTCATCAAACCCTCCTCCTTCTCTCCCTCATTTTCTCCTTCTTGCCTCACTTCCTATCAAATTTCAACAAAAAAATCATGATAATATCAATATCGCGCCAGGAAACTCGCGCGAGTTGGTAGTTATGGCGATTATCTCGTATATTTGTGTTCCTCTATATGGACAGAAAGAAAATTTGCATCCGTTTATATTATTGTCCTTATATGGTCTCCATTTTTACACCGGCTTAGAAATATTTCTGGCCTTGATTACTACAATCGTTCGTAAACTGATACAAATAGATTTGGAGCAACCTTTCGACAAACCCTACCTAAGCACATCAGTGCAAGACTTCTGGGGAAGAAGGTGGAACATTATGGTGTCACGTATTTTACATCCCACCGTATATGAACCGATGTTAAAGATATTTACTCATGTCATAGGGAGAAAATGGGCTCCGCTCCCTGCTGTGGTGGTGACATTTACAGTGTCGGGATTGATGCATGAACTTATATTTTATTACATGAAACAGAAGACGGCAACGTGGGAGGCTTGGGAACCATGTTGGGATTCAATGTGCTTCTTTCTCATCCATGGAGTGTGTGTGGCTCTTCAAATTGGACATGCAAAGATCTTCAAACCAAAACAACAATTGTTACCTAGGGTTGTGTCTTGGATGCTCACAATGGTTTTTGTTGTGTCTACTTCAGTATGTCTATTTTTTCCTGCTCTTGTTAGGTGTGGTGTAACATCAACATAG